From the genome of Methylomonas sp. UP202, one region includes:
- a CDS encoding cobalamin-dependent protein (Presence of a B(12) (cobalamin)-binding domain implies dependence on cobalamin itself, in one of its several forms, or in some unusual lineages, dependence on a cobalamin-like analog.), with protein sequence MDLESYIKSYNEAVFETDKQGAFAVVNQALEQGLSAEDVVFKLVIPAVEQMMEIIEKDPDANLAQHFMTAQIAADVTERMLEKFRKPPEMIGRVVIGAAYGDLHSLGKRIVSGCLKSLMVDVVDLGTNVSAEKFVDTAVEEDAQVIAISAMMVHTATGEKGSTRVRALLKERGLEGRIKLAVGGAPYRFDPALYIKVGADAWAPDGVTAAKVIVDLIREVKP encoded by the coding sequence ATGGATCTGGAATCCTACATCAAGTCTTACAACGAGGCGGTTTTCGAAACCGACAAACAAGGGGCTTTCGCTGTCGTCAATCAAGCGTTGGAACAAGGACTCAGTGCCGAGGACGTGGTCTTCAAACTGGTGATTCCGGCCGTCGAACAGATGATGGAAATCATCGAAAAAGATCCGGACGCCAATCTGGCTCAGCATTTCATGACCGCGCAGATCGCCGCCGACGTGACCGAGCGCATGCTGGAAAAATTCCGGAAACCGCCGGAAATGATAGGCCGGGTCGTCATCGGCGCGGCTTACGGCGATCTGCATTCCTTGGGCAAACGCATCGTCAGCGGTTGCTTGAAGTCGCTGATGGTCGATGTCGTCGATTTGGGCACCAACGTCAGCGCCGAAAAATTCGTCGATACCGCGGTCGAGGAAGACGCGCAGGTGATTGCGATTTCCGCGATGATGGTCCACACCGCGACCGGCGAGAAAGGCAGCACGCGGGTGCGGGCCTTGCTGAAGGAACGCGGCTTGGAAGGCCGGATTAAATTGGCGGTGGGCGGAGCGCCTTACCGCTTCGACCCGGCGTTGTACATCAAGGTCGGCGCCGATGCCTGGGCGCCCGACGGGGTGACCGCCGCGAAGGTCATCGTCGATTTGATTCGGGAGGTGAAGCCATGA
- a CDS encoding ASKHA domain-containing protein — translation MADQSMETPPVWPVTIASADQRLTLALTGDISVRKALDATGLRVRAACGGLGTCGACLIRIVSGEFNPPTLAEYQKIPPEEREAGVRLACQLWPRGPGELYLDNPAPASVWLALDEDGCDRWPGDPELSGGIYGVAVDLGTTHIRLSFWDRQSGRRIGTRIGVNPQIAVGADVLTRLDAESRDGADRPIGRLARDAVMDGIRDILSRDLGEITPILAQLGKAVIVGNTAMLTLICGGDGDKLYRPENWRRPIACLPNDLDAWRRDWRTPAADIRIVQPLAGFIGSDLLADVLATGIAEQTEPMLLADFGTNTEIALWDGDRLTVTSVPGGPAFEGVGLRNGVSAEPGAIARVAKDEQGWQWHTLGDRPARGFCASGFIDAIALLLDAGLLKPSGRFAEAPPVEGFRLDPAVPRTAIFPGDIDAFQRAKASAAAAMAQLLADAGLALADLATLWICGSFGRHLDLHHAVRVGLLPALSAERTKMMANAGLAGCEQLLLDARGESRLQAVLARAGVVNLGDSPAYEARFIDHLRLCPMPN, via the coding sequence TTGGCGGATCAATCCATGGAGACCCCGCCGGTTTGGCCTGTGACGATCGCCAGCGCCGACCAGCGACTGACGTTAGCGTTGACCGGCGATATTTCGGTGCGAAAAGCGCTGGACGCCACCGGTTTGAGAGTGCGCGCGGCTTGCGGCGGCTTGGGAACCTGCGGTGCGTGCTTGATACGGATCGTGAGCGGCGAGTTCAATCCGCCGACGCTGGCCGAATATCAAAAAATTCCCCCCGAGGAACGGGAAGCCGGTGTGCGCTTGGCCTGCCAGTTGTGGCCGCGCGGGCCGGGCGAACTGTATCTGGACAACCCGGCGCCTGCGTCGGTTTGGCTGGCGCTGGACGAAGACGGGTGCGACCGCTGGCCGGGCGATCCCGAGCTTAGCGGCGGTATTTACGGTGTCGCGGTCGATTTGGGGACCACCCATATCCGCTTGTCGTTTTGGGATCGGCAATCCGGCCGGCGCATCGGCACCCGCATCGGCGTCAATCCGCAAATCGCCGTCGGCGCGGACGTGTTGACCCGGCTGGATGCGGAAAGCCGCGACGGCGCGGATCGGCCGATAGGCCGGCTGGCCCGAGACGCGGTGATGGACGGTATCCGCGATATTCTGAGCCGGGACTTGGGCGAAATCACGCCGATTCTGGCCCAACTCGGGAAAGCGGTCATCGTCGGCAACACCGCGATGCTGACGCTGATTTGCGGCGGCGACGGCGACAAGCTCTATCGGCCGGAGAACTGGCGGCGGCCGATTGCCTGCCTGCCGAACGACCTTGACGCTTGGCGTCGCGACTGGCGCACGCCGGCGGCGGATATTCGTATCGTTCAGCCGCTGGCCGGCTTTATCGGTTCGGATTTGTTGGCAGACGTGCTGGCCACCGGCATCGCCGAACAGACCGAGCCGATGTTGTTGGCCGACTTCGGGACCAATACCGAAATTGCCTTGTGGGACGGTGACCGCTTGACCGTCACGTCGGTGCCGGGCGGGCCGGCCTTCGAAGGCGTCGGTTTGCGTAACGGCGTGTCGGCGGAGCCCGGCGCGATCGCTCGCGTGGCCAAGGATGAACAAGGCTGGCAATGGCATACCCTGGGCGACCGGCCGGCGCGCGGTTTCTGCGCCAGCGGTTTTATCGACGCGATCGCATTGTTGTTGGACGCTGGGTTGCTCAAGCCCTCCGGGCGGTTTGCCGAAGCGCCGCCGGTCGAAGGCTTTCGCCTCGATCCGGCCGTGCCGCGCACTGCGATTTTCCCTGGCGATATCGACGCCTTTCAGCGCGCCAAGGCATCGGCCGCAGCCGCGATGGCGCAACTGCTGGCCGATGCCGGATTGGCGCTCGCCGATCTGGCCACGCTGTGGATTTGCGGCAGCTTCGGCCGGCATCTGGATTTGCATCACGCGGTTCGGGTCGGTTTGTTGCCGGCATTGTCGGCGGAACGCACTAAAATGATGGCGAATGCCGGATTGGCCGGATGCGAGCAATTGCTGTTGGATGCTCGCGGCGAATCGCGGCTGCAGGCCGTTTTGGCGCGGGCCGGTGTCGTCAATCTGGGCGACTCCCCGGCTTACGAAGCGCGTTTTATCGACCATCTGCGTTTATGCCCGATGCCCAATTAG
- a CDS encoding RNA polymerase sigma factor — MALSIDDISGIYFCARPQLQQFLVRRVQCPDTAAELLQEVYLRLPHLKPPPQTEGEVRAWLYRVAGNLSIDHIRAESRHAELLERFCGDAGEEDVTAAPDQVAMFCEEIQRVQALLAQLPPRCAQILRLNRLDGLTYGEVGARLGISRSLVEKEMVKTLDHLRTGLDDEGVA; from the coding sequence ATGGCCTTATCGATAGACGACATTAGCGGGATCTACTTCTGCGCGCGACCGCAACTCCAGCAATTTCTGGTTCGGCGCGTGCAGTGCCCGGATACCGCCGCCGAGCTGCTGCAAGAAGTGTATTTGCGCCTGCCGCACCTGAAACCGCCGCCGCAAACCGAAGGCGAGGTTCGTGCCTGGCTGTATCGAGTGGCCGGCAATCTGTCGATAGACCACATCCGCGCCGAAAGCCGCCACGCCGAGTTATTGGAACGGTTTTGCGGCGACGCCGGCGAAGAAGACGTGACGGCCGCGCCGGACCAGGTCGCGATGTTCTGCGAGGAAATTCAACGGGTCCAGGCGCTATTGGCGCAACTACCGCCGCGTTGCGCGCAAATCCTGCGGCTGAACCGGTTGGACGGCTTGACCTACGGCGAAGTCGGCGCCCGCCTGGGCATTTCCCGCAGTCTGGTCGAGAAAGAAATGGTAAAAACCCTGGACCATTTGCGCACGGGGCTGGACGACGAGGGCGTGGCGTGA
- a CDS encoding FecR family protein has product MSSSDTHHPSRETIEQEAVVWLARQLSGEMTDQELAEYRIWLARGSLHAAADRKMQRLARLLPQAIAAEATQSSATTIAPHSPDPRDKAMPRRRMFRRARSLGGGLAVAATLVWAVCGGYCANWLFHPWADYRTLVGEQRTVQLSDGSTVHLNTDTALDVNMSAGERRVQLLRGEAEFEVAHDSQRPFRVTSGQATTEALGTRFVVRYANAAGDVTLLEGKVRTTRTNHQGQLLGNVILEPGEHIAFNDDQLGAVQTTDLSVADAWRRGRIVMNFVALQDVVDEINRYRPGHVFLLNSELAQRKIHVAMDIKRIDDWLNALGNTLPVQVLHAGHIVVLQGRQITTEDHETAASPR; this is encoded by the coding sequence ATGTCTAGCTCCGATACCCACCACCCAAGCCGCGAGACCATCGAACAAGAAGCGGTGGTTTGGCTGGCTCGGCAACTGTCCGGCGAAATGACCGACCAAGAACTGGCCGAGTATCGAATCTGGCTGGCCCGAGGCTCGCTGCACGCCGCCGCCGACCGTAAAATGCAACGCCTGGCGCGCCTGTTGCCGCAAGCCATCGCCGCCGAAGCCACCCAGTCAAGCGCCACGACCATCGCGCCGCACTCGCCCGACCCGCGCGACAAGGCGATGCCGCGCAGGCGGATGTTCCGGCGGGCGCGATCTCTCGGCGGCGGGCTGGCCGTCGCGGCCACTCTGGTTTGGGCGGTGTGCGGCGGCTATTGCGCCAATTGGCTGTTCCATCCTTGGGCCGACTATCGAACGCTGGTGGGCGAACAGCGCACCGTTCAATTGAGCGACGGCAGCACCGTCCATCTGAACACCGATACGGCGCTAGACGTCAACATGAGCGCCGGCGAGCGCCGCGTCCAGCTACTGCGAGGCGAAGCGGAATTCGAGGTCGCGCACGACAGCCAACGCCCCTTCCGGGTCACCAGCGGCCAAGCCACGACCGAAGCGCTCGGCACCCGCTTTGTGGTGCGTTACGCCAACGCGGCGGGCGATGTTACCTTGCTGGAAGGCAAGGTACGCACCACCCGAACCAATCATCAAGGCCAACTATTGGGCAATGTCATCCTCGAGCCGGGGGAGCATATCGCGTTCAACGACGATCAACTCGGCGCGGTGCAAACCACCGACTTGTCGGTAGCAGATGCTTGGCGCAGAGGCCGGATCGTGATGAATTTTGTCGCGTTGCAGGATGTTGTCGACGAAATTAACCGCTACCGTCCCGGCCATGTGTTTTTACTGAATTCCGAACTGGCGCAACGCAAAATCCATGTCGCCATGGACATCAAACGTATCGATGATTGGCTGAATGCACTGGGTAACACGCTACCGGTTCAAGTACTGCATGCCGGGCATATTGTGGTGTTGCAAGGGCGACAGATTACAACTGAAGATCATGAAACAGCTGCATCGCCCCGGTAA
- a CDS encoding PIN domain nuclease, protein MILVDSSVWIDYFNGTETLATLKLDGLLGVQPVCTGDLILAEVWQGFRQDEDYQAAKKLLCALPVHALLGTAMSLKAADNFRHLRKQGITIRKTIDTIIATYCIENQMPLLHSDKDFQAFQQFLGLQVV, encoded by the coding sequence ATGATTTTGGTCGATTCCAGCGTCTGGATCGATTATTTCAACGGCACAGAAACGCTGGCAACCCTAAAGCTGGATGGCTTGCTGGGTGTGCAGCCTGTCTGCACCGGCGATTTGATTCTGGCGGAAGTGTGGCAAGGGTTTCGGCAAGATGAGGATTATCAAGCGGCAAAAAAATTACTGTGTGCCTTGCCGGTACATGCCCTGTTAGGAACGGCAATGAGTTTAAAAGCCGCCGATAATTTCAGACATCTGCGTAAACAAGGCATTACCATTCGAAAAACCATCGACACGATCATCGCGACTTACTGTATAGAAAACCAGATGCCGTTGTTGCATTCGGACAAGGATTTTCAAGCTTTTCAACAATTCTTGGGTCTTCAGGTGGTGTGA
- a CDS encoding type II toxin-antitoxin system VapB family antitoxin, whose product MRTNIMIDETLMADVLSLTGLKTKREAVELGLKTLLMLKQQEAIKAFKGRLKWEGDLEQMRADR is encoded by the coding sequence ATGCGTACCAATATCATGATCGATGAAACATTGATGGCCGATGTTTTAAGCCTGACGGGCTTAAAAACCAAGCGCGAGGCCGTTGAGCTGGGTTTAAAAACCTTGCTGATGTTAAAGCAGCAAGAAGCCATCAAAGCCTTCAAGGGCCGATTAAAATGGGAAGGCGATTTAGAACAAATGCGCGCTGACCGATGA
- a CDS encoding TonB-dependent receptor produces MKKTKTLSKRPAALTPQIAFKSGKIPLYLGLAALIAPTILPAAEVGNSATSSRASTATHSFNIAKQPLYAALNALAEQGGVQFVFTEEMVKGLASPGVSGQLSIDEALTQALKGTGLGYRIGNGNTVTLEVKRVDAPSSNANPATLPAVKVVGNNIYDSTDPYNSDYRLPNASTATKTDTPIMETPFSVQVVPKQVLEDQQVVRLDQAVRNVAGVNTSSLNQGNTDGFIIRGFQNNITYRDGMLLPTFLGGGTTKREMANLERVEVLKGPGSILFGRSEPGGIINMVTKQPLATPYYSLQQQFGSYDFYRTTIDATSPLTKDDTLLYRLNMSYETAGSFRDFVDSERVFIAPVLKWNISQRTQATFELEYQHFDGTNDPGIPNIGTRPANVPIHTVLLEPAFTKTKGDRVLAGFNWSHEFNDNWKISHRFNYENFDYSSASLFFSAAAQNGDITRRLNIFPVNVSDRYFNTLNLAGKFSTFGANHKVLFGLDSYVINERSQGNCCQAAPAFNIFDPVYLTGLPALNPSNNTSNNYTQNWYGLYIQDQIELPYDFHILAGVRYDNADSTDNKIGKVTSDEDYLSPRGGVLWRPIPWLSFYGSYTENFGPSSTVFRTDGLTLPPQTAQQWEAGIKTEFFDGRLSSTISYFDLTKQNIRVAGTKAPLFLPRAAGEAESRGVEFELSGELLPGWNMIAAYAYMPFAKITKDNDSKGGPANTGKRLFLAPEHSGSLWNTYEFQTSSLQGLKFGAGVSGVDQRQGDPSNTYQLPGYITVGLMASYQMKVGKSKFTTQLNVDNLLDKDYYAGTNSGNFIAIGAPRSFMGSIRLEY; encoded by the coding sequence ATGAAAAAAACTAAAACCCTTTCCAAGCGCCCAGCGGCATTGACGCCGCAAATAGCCTTTAAATCAGGCAAAATCCCTTTGTACCTTGGCCTGGCGGCATTGATCGCACCGACGATATTGCCAGCGGCCGAGGTTGGTAACAGCGCCACCAGCAGTCGCGCAAGTACCGCCACCCACAGCTTCAATATCGCCAAACAACCGCTGTACGCCGCGCTAAATGCGTTGGCCGAACAAGGCGGTGTGCAATTTGTGTTTACCGAAGAAATGGTTAAAGGTTTGGCCTCACCGGGTGTTAGCGGGCAATTGTCTATTGACGAAGCATTGACCCAGGCGCTGAAAGGTACCGGGCTGGGTTATCGGATTGGCAATGGCAATACCGTCACGTTGGAAGTTAAGCGGGTTGATGCGCCGAGTAGCAACGCTAATCCTGCGACTTTGCCGGCGGTGAAGGTGGTGGGTAACAATATTTACGACTCAACCGATCCTTACAATTCCGACTATCGCTTACCGAACGCCTCTACAGCTACCAAAACCGATACGCCGATTATGGAGACGCCGTTCTCGGTGCAGGTGGTGCCGAAACAGGTACTGGAAGATCAGCAGGTAGTGCGTTTGGATCAAGCAGTACGCAACGTCGCCGGTGTTAATACCAGTTCGTTAAATCAAGGAAATACCGATGGATTCATCATTCGCGGATTCCAAAATAACATCACCTATCGAGACGGTATGTTGTTGCCGACTTTTTTGGGCGGCGGGACAACTAAGCGCGAGATGGCCAACCTTGAGCGAGTAGAGGTGTTGAAAGGTCCGGGATCGATTTTGTTCGGCCGGTCGGAACCGGGTGGGATTATTAATATGGTCACCAAGCAACCTCTGGCTACACCTTATTATTCGCTACAGCAACAATTCGGCTCATACGATTTCTATCGAACTACGATCGATGCAACTTCACCTTTAACCAAAGACGACACACTACTATATCGCTTAAATATGTCTTATGAGACTGCCGGGTCATTTCGCGATTTCGTGGATAGTGAGAGAGTATTCATTGCCCCGGTTTTGAAATGGAATATTAGTCAACGTACGCAAGCGACGTTCGAGTTGGAGTACCAGCACTTCGATGGGACCAACGATCCCGGTATTCCAAACATTGGGACTAGACCCGCTAATGTTCCAATACATACCGTGCTACTAGAGCCTGCATTTACTAAAACTAAAGGGGATAGAGTTCTGGCAGGATTTAATTGGTCGCATGAGTTTAACGATAATTGGAAAATAAGTCATAGATTTAACTACGAGAATTTCGACTACAGTAGTGCATCATTATTTTTTAGCGCAGCCGCTCAAAATGGTGACATTACACGGCGGTTAAATATATTTCCGGTGAATGTATCCGATCGATATTTTAATACACTCAATCTAGCTGGAAAGTTCTCCACATTTGGAGCGAACCATAAGGTGTTGTTTGGCTTAGATAGTTACGTGATTAATGAAAGAAGCCAAGGAAATTGTTGTCAAGCGGCACCAGCCTTTAATATATTTGATCCAGTCTATCTAACAGGCTTACCGGCACTTAACCCAAGTAACAACACTTCTAATAATTACACGCAAAACTGGTACGGGTTGTATATCCAAGACCAAATTGAACTTCCATATGATTTTCACATATTGGCGGGAGTAAGGTACGATAACGCGGACAGTACCGATAATAAGATTGGGAAAGTAACATCTGACGAAGATTATTTGAGTCCAAGAGGCGGTGTGCTTTGGCGGCCAATACCTTGGCTGTCCTTCTACGGTAGTTACACTGAAAACTTTGGTCCCTCCAGCACAGTATTTAGAACCGATGGGTTAACTCTGCCGCCACAAACCGCGCAGCAGTGGGAAGCCGGAATTAAAACCGAATTTTTCGACGGACGGTTAAGCAGTACGATTTCCTATTTTGATCTAACGAAACAAAATATCCGTGTTGCAGGTACTAAAGCGCCGTTGTTTCTTCCTCGCGCCGCCGGCGAAGCGGAAAGCCGTGGTGTCGAGTTCGAGTTATCCGGCGAATTATTGCCCGGTTGGAATATGATCGCCGCCTATGCTTACATGCCTTTCGCAAAAATCACCAAAGACAATGATAGTAAAGGCGGCCCGGCTAATACCGGAAAGCGGTTGTTTCTTGCCCCGGAACACTCCGGTAGCCTATGGAATACCTACGAGTTTCAAACAAGTTCTTTACAGGGTTTAAAGTTTGGCGCTGGGGTGTCAGGTGTGGATCAGCGCCAAGGCGATCCTTCGAATACATATCAATTACCTGGATATATTACAGTAGGTTTAATGGCAAGTTACCAAATGAAAGTCGGAAAATCAAAATTCACGACACAACTCAATGTGGATAACTTGTTGGACAAAGACTATTACGCCGGCACTAACAGCGGCAACTTTATCGCAATCGGTGCACCGAGAAGTTTTATGGGGTCGATTCGTCTCGAATATTGA
- a CDS encoding PepSY-associated TM helix domain-containing protein, which produces MLITARKHRRKFWLLLHRYLGLFAGAIFVIIGLTGSLLAFEHPLDEWLNTNMMTVNRPATPVRASLDAIVSAGLRAMPFGAKAINLDYPRHEGLAFALWFEQTSPGRDYPERHQIFIDPYRAQVTGQRLLIDFHRIWRDPLLDFVLRLHYSLGFGENGMTLVGWVGIAMLLSVLAGLIVWWPLTGKFRSALTFKPKASRERLVYDLHKVCGIYGSIVLVVLIATGIYLAFPSYGRDLIGLFSPVASPWPEYSSQSPPHTNSPKTLRLTELEAIVDTNFPDGEFRYIVFPSDESGSYEIGKRAPDEPNRMQTQRRIWIDQYNGKVLAIRDRSSRSSGDAFVEWLYPLHTGEAFGLPGCFIVLIAGLFPASLYITGYIRWRQKKRHKLGLRRVR; this is translated from the coding sequence ATGTTGATAACGGCAAGAAAACACCGCCGAAAGTTCTGGTTGTTGCTGCATCGTTACTTAGGTTTATTTGCCGGGGCCATATTCGTGATTATCGGTTTGACCGGTAGCCTTTTGGCATTCGAACATCCGCTGGACGAGTGGCTGAATACAAATATGATGACGGTAAATCGGCCTGCAACTCCCGTTCGAGCATCTTTGGATGCCATCGTCTCAGCGGGCCTTAGAGCCATGCCATTTGGCGCAAAAGCCATCAATCTGGATTATCCGCGGCACGAAGGTTTAGCGTTTGCGCTGTGGTTTGAGCAAACTTCGCCGGGCCGGGATTATCCGGAACGCCACCAAATCTTCATCGATCCTTACCGCGCGCAAGTTACCGGCCAACGTCTGCTAATCGATTTTCACAGGATTTGGCGCGATCCGCTGCTGGATTTCGTATTGCGGCTGCATTACTCGCTGGGTTTCGGCGAAAATGGAATGACGCTGGTTGGCTGGGTCGGCATTGCGATGTTGTTGTCGGTACTGGCGGGGTTGATCGTCTGGTGGCCGCTAACCGGCAAGTTTCGCTCGGCATTGACCTTCAAACCTAAAGCCAGCCGTGAGCGCTTGGTTTACGACTTGCACAAAGTCTGCGGCATTTACGGCAGTATCGTACTCGTGGTGCTGATTGCGACCGGTATTTATCTGGCGTTTCCAAGCTACGGTAGGGACTTGATCGGATTATTCTCGCCGGTCGCTTCACCCTGGCCGGAATATTCCAGCCAATCGCCACCGCATACTAATAGTCCGAAAACGCTTCGCCTGACGGAACTGGAGGCGATAGTCGATACGAATTTCCCGGATGGTGAGTTTCGTTACATTGTGTTTCCAAGCGACGAATCAGGCAGCTACGAAATCGGTAAACGTGCGCCAGACGAACCCAATCGCATGCAAACCCAACGGCGGATATGGATAGATCAATACAACGGCAAAGTGCTGGCAATACGTGATCGATCTTCGCGATCGAGCGGTGACGCGTTTGTTGAATGGCTTTATCCATTGCATACAGGCGAAGCGTTTGGTCTTCCAGGTTGCTTTATTGTACTGATCGCGGGTTTATTTCCAGCTTCGCTATACATCACCGGTTATATACGCTGGCGGCAAAAAAAGCGCCATAAGTTGGGCTTACGTAGGGTGAGGTAA
- a CDS encoding sigma-70 family RNA polymerase sigma factor has translation MTTELLTNEALSQLYREHHSWLLGWLDKRVQCRLQAEDHAHDTFMRVITSNIAKDIQEPRAYLITIAKGLLINHWRKSAIEQAYLQRIAAYPESLMPSPEENAVILATLQEIDELLNQLPGKVRKAFLMSQLDGLTYVEIGKQLGVTDRMIKKYMSTAMLHLLTMAKAL, from the coding sequence ATGACTACTGAGCTTCTGACCAATGAGGCGCTTTCCCAGTTGTATCGCGAGCATCACTCCTGGCTGCTCGGTTGGCTGGATAAGCGCGTGCAGTGTCGCTTGCAGGCCGAGGATCATGCTCACGACACCTTCATGCGCGTAATCACCTCAAATATTGCGAAAGACATACAAGAACCCCGAGCCTATTTAATAACCATCGCCAAAGGATTGCTCATCAACCATTGGCGCAAGTCAGCCATAGAACAAGCCTATCTGCAACGGATCGCCGCCTATCCGGAATCACTGATGCCGTCGCCCGAAGAAAACGCCGTCATCCTGGCCACGCTGCAAGAAATCGATGAATTGCTCAATCAGTTACCCGGCAAAGTACGCAAGGCGTTTTTGATGTCGCAACTGGATGGTTTAACCTATGTTGAGATCGGCAAGCAGTTAGGCGTGACGGATCGCATGATTAAAAAATACATGTCCACCGCTATGCTGCATTTATTGACCATGGCAAAAGCGCTTTAA
- a CDS encoding FecR domain-containing protein gives MLKQNPHDVQPSTLAEAAEWFAILGSGQVSKSETEQWQAWLHAHPDHQAAWTKVEFFTHKFQDLPSHAASEALNQPDLYRRHTLKTLAVLAAIGLSSWQISRGRYIQGWTADYQTALGATKTITLADGSKVTLDTDSALNIQFTSELRRLQLVSGEIYIETAPDTARPSRPFVVDTQEGRVRALGTRFSVRQQAGNSQVTVYADAVEIQPAKSATSKLILKAGQTTYFTPERIDSVAAMNTDHPAWTQGILLADNLPLSEFLLQLNRYRHGYITCDPRIADLRIVGAFPLNNTDRILASLTETLPVTIDKPLPFWVKVLPR, from the coding sequence GTGTTAAAGCAGAATCCCCATGATGTTCAACCCAGTACACTCGCTGAAGCCGCCGAGTGGTTTGCCATACTCGGTTCCGGCCAAGTATCAAAATCGGAAACTGAACAATGGCAGGCTTGGCTGCACGCGCATCCGGATCATCAAGCGGCATGGACAAAAGTCGAATTTTTCACCCATAAGTTTCAAGACTTACCCTCGCACGCAGCCTCCGAAGCCCTCAATCAACCCGATTTATACCGTCGACACACGCTGAAAACCCTGGCCGTATTGGCTGCCATTGGCCTGTCCAGTTGGCAAATTTCACGCGGTCGCTACATACAGGGTTGGACTGCCGATTACCAAACCGCTTTAGGTGCAACCAAAACCATCACGCTGGCCGATGGATCAAAAGTGACGCTAGACACCGATAGCGCTTTAAATATCCAATTCACATCAGAATTGCGTCGCTTACAACTGGTTTCCGGTGAAATTTACATAGAAACAGCTCCCGACACTGCTAGACCAAGCAGACCATTTGTCGTTGACACCCAGGAAGGCCGAGTACGCGCACTAGGAACCCGCTTTAGCGTCAGACAACAAGCCGGTAACAGCCAAGTCACGGTCTACGCGGACGCCGTTGAAATCCAGCCTGCTAAATCGGCAACCAGTAAACTAATCCTAAAGGCCGGACAAACCACGTACTTCACGCCTGAACGGATAGACTCGGTCGCCGCTATGAATACAGACCATCCGGCCTGGACACAAGGCATCCTGTTGGCCGACAACTTGCCGCTAAGCGAATTTCTCCTGCAACTCAATCGTTATCGGCACGGCTATATCACCTGTGATCCTCGAATTGCCGATTTACGCATCGTAGGGGCTTTTCCGCTCAACAACACCGATCGCATTCTCGCCTCTCTGACAGAAACACTGCCCGTCACCATCGACAAGCCGCTGCCTTTCTGGGTAAAAGTGCTGCCACGATAA